The following coding sequences lie in one Salmo salar chromosome ssa13, Ssal_v3.1, whole genome shotgun sequence genomic window:
- the LOC106567520 gene encoding folliculin-interacting protein 1 isoform X3: MMSSWSSPQLDPSQIRLIVYQDCERRGRNVLFDSSAKKRSAEEAPASQKMCSSEAQMKVFGKCCQLRPTGGSSSSLDSSSSCASEPREPREQGLRFQGSRCSSDANMLGEMMFGSVAMSYKGSTLKIHQIRSPHQLMLSKVFTARTGSSVYGSLNTLQDSLEFIGQDPNALRPDQNTVANGLLGNIGLSQLCSPRRAFSEQGPLRLIKSASFFSGHSNPMDMPGRNLYDERDSGIARSASLSSLLITPFPSPGSSLTSSQASSYQRRWLRSQTTSLENGVFPRWSVEESFNMSDESGAPSLGVARKKKIAIGVIFLLSQDEEENSKFQDFFFSHFPLFESHMNKLKSAIEQAMKMSRRSADASQRALAYSRMVDGLNEFRTTIVNLYTMPRVAEPVWLTMMSGAPEKNQLCGQFMRELSLLMEQASKNQFLPALLTAILTNHLAWVPTVMPNGQPPIKIFLEKHSSQSVDMLAKTHPYNPLWAQLGDLYGAIGSPVRLSRTVVVGRRQELVQRLLYVLTYFIRCSELLETHMLDSAEDEAIVIPGSLITTSLRRGEVEESDYVLVTMHKPSGDYLSQGPEPREDSSYPSDSNNSLQSSTYTDTEAGNGPEEEDDDEEGDSNKNSQGSKSSVLQALAHSSHNTNAVPIIVHTEDDSEPAPLKESPTSCVDAKLETLVRVGSASPREQACVLLETEPEAELEVKASQEEVTEEMPIKVFHSSGIPLEKKPPDRTVPVPVPGPFLSNHQEEPATKVLFLIGDPQSPGSDTENRRKKVEEDIKKHKKYIMEKQRQQQLLHQAQQQLLQQQHQQKLRRQQQQQQLLLQQQQLLLQQLLQQKQHQQQQQQQSGSSNGGDQRVQSTTGTSADQTKTNGGGEKTLMRVSSKMPQWNPVSEEECSELFDEYFSDDNPVETRTIDDVAKRLELSSGTDKTQKELLDPSGVQSSSSTKGQEGMGQGVMGQVGVGEADVQTRCRCGSTDTSEAGSCRSCSAEQDKGIVISVTVRKGDNIEDQQKKVAPLNDWEIPRNESSDSALGDSESEDAGQDIHRQSESDIYYREDQEPDEWQEEVEVPFPGSKLVENFSKPSIANFGRSLFGGYCPTNVPDFVLQGMPNDDKLRQGLMSELAHAVQHPVLDEPIAEAVCIIADTDKWTVQVASSQRRATDNNKLGKEVLVSSLVSSLLQSTHQLYKMNVSPNFCIMHLEDRLQEIYFKSKMLAEYLKGQTRVHVKELGMVLGIESSDLPLLAAVASTHSPYVAQILL; this comes from the exons ATGATGTCCAG ctgGTCATCCCCACAGCTGGACCCTAGCCAGATCAGATTGATAGTGTACCAAGACTGTGAGCGACgggggagaaatgtcctcttcgACTCCAGTGCCAAAAAGAGGAGTGCAGAGGAAGCCCCTGCCTCG CAGAAGATGTGCAGTAGTGAGGCCCAGATGAAGGTGTTTGGGAAGTGCTGCCAGCTGAGGCCTACAGGGGGCAGCTCCAGCTCTCTAGACAGCTCCTCCTCCTGCGCCTCCGAACCCCGGGAACCCAGGGAACAGGGCCTGCGCTTCCAG ggGTCACGGTGCTCCTCTGACGCCAACATGTTGGGGGAGATGATGTTTGGCTCTGTGGCCATGAGCTACAAGGGCTCCACACTCAAAATCCATCAGATACG GTCGCCCCATCAGCTGATGCTGAGTAAAGTGTTTACAGCCCGAACAGGGAGCAGTGTCTATGGCAGCCTTAACAC ACTGCAAGACAGCCTGGAGTTCATCGGTCAGGACCCCAACGCTCTGAGGCCAGATCAGAACACTGTGGCCAACGGTCTCCTGGGAAACATAG GTTTATCTCAGCTCTGCAGCCCGCGTCGGGCCTTCTCTGAGCAGGGCCCTCTCCGCCTCATCAAGAGTGCCTCTTTCTTTTCAG GCCACAGTAACCCCATGGATATGCCGGGCAGAAACCTGTACGACGAGAGAGACAGTGGAATCGCCAGATCAG cgTCTCTGAGCAGTCTCTTGATCACTCCGTTCCCCTCCCCGGGCTCCTCCCTCACCAGCAGCCAGGCCAGTAGCTACCAGAGACGCTGGCTCCGCAGCCAGACCACCAGTCTGGAAAACGGGGTCTTCCCAAGATG GTCTGTGGAGGAGAGCTTTAACATGTCGGACGAGAGCGGCGCTCCTAGCTTGGGCGTGGCGAGAAAGAAGAAGATAGCCATCGgcgtcatcttcctcctctcccaggatgaggaggagaacagCAAGTTCCAGGACTTCTTCTTCTCCCACTTCCCCCTTTTCGAGAGCCACATGAACAAACTCAAAAGTGCCATTGAACAG GCCATGAAAATGAGCCGGCGATCAGCTGATGCCAGTCAGAGGGCTCTGGCTTACAGCCGCATGGTAGATGGCCTCAATGAATTCAG gaCGACCATCGTCAACCTTTACACCATGCCCCGCGTGGCCGAGCCCGTTTGGCTCACCATGATGTCTGGAGCCCCCGAGAAGAACCAGCTCTGTGGACAGTTCATGAGGGAGCTCTCCCTGCTCATGGAGCAGGCTTCAAAGAACCA gTTCCTCCCTGCCCTCCTGACAGCCATCCTCACCAACCACCTGGCCTGGGTGCCCACAGTCATGCCCAACGGACAGCCGCCCATCAAGATCTTTCTGGAGAAACACTCCTCTCAGAGTGTGGATATGCTGGCCAAGACCCACCCCTACAACCCACTGTGGGCCCAGCTCG GTGACTTGTACGGGGCCATCGGCTCTCCGGTGCGTCTATCCAGGACGGTAGTGGTGGGTCGGAGACAGGAGCTAGTCCAGAGACTCCTCTACGTGCTCACTTACTTCATCCGCTGCTCGGAGCTGCTGGAGACCCACATGCTGGACAGTGCTGAGGATGAGGCTATCGTCATCCCCGGCTCCCTCATCACCACCTCGCTGCGGCGCGGGGAGGTGGAGGAGTCCGACTATGTGCTGGTCACCATGCACAAGCCTAGCGGAGACTACCTGAGCCAGGGTCCTGAGCCCCGAGAGGACAGCAGCTACCCCTCAGACAGTAATAACAGCCTGCAGAGTAGCACCTACACAGACACTGAGGCTGGCAATGGGCCTGAGGAGGAGGACGACGATGAGGAGGGAGACAGTAATAAGAACAGCCAGGGCTCCAAGAGCAGCGTCCTGCAGGCCCTGGCCCACTCCAGCCACAACACCAACGCTGTGCCCATCATTGTCCACACGGAGGATGATAGTGAGCCCGCGCCGCTGAAGGAGTCACCAACCTCTTGTGTGGATGCCAAGCTGGAGACGCTGGTGCGTGTGGGCTCAGCCTCCCCCAGGGAGCAAGCCTGTGTGCTCCTGGAGACCGAGCCTGAGGCAGAGCTGGAGGTCAAGGCCAGCCAGGAGGAGGTGACAGAGGAGATGCCCATCAAGGTGTTCCACTCCTCAGGGATACCACTGGAGAAGAAGCCCCCTGACAGGACcgtacctgtacctgtacccgGCCCCTTTCTGTCAAACCACCAGGAGGAGCCTGCCACCAAAGTGCTGTTTCTTATCGGCGACCCCCAGTCCCCAGGGTCAGACACCGAGAACAGGAGGAAGAAGGTGGAGGAGGACATTAAGAAGCATAAGAAATACATCATGGAGAAACAGAGGCAGCAGCAGCTACTACATCAAGCGCAACAACAGCTgctacaacaacaacatcaacagaaACTACGacgacaacaacagcagcaacagttactactacagcagcaacagttactactacaacagctactgcaacaaaaacaacatcaacaacagcagcagcagcagagtggGAGCAGTAACGGTGGTGATCAGCGGGTGCAGTCCACAACTGGCACATCAGCGGACCAAACCAAGACCAACGGGGGGGGGGAGAAGACTCTGATGCGTGTCTCCAGTAAGATGCCCCAGTGGAACCCTGTCAGCGAGGAGGAGTGCTCGGAGCTGTTCGACGAATACTTCAGTGACGACAACCCTGTCGAGACCAGGACTATAGACGACGTGGCGAAACGCCTAGAGTTGTCGAGCGGCACAGACAAAACCCAGAAAGAGCTGCTGGACCCTTCGGGAGTCCAGAGCAGCAGTAGCACTAAGGGACAGGAGGGTATGGGACAGGGGGTTATGGGACAGGTAGGTGTGGGGGAGGCTGACGTCCAGACCAGGTGTAGGTGTGGCTCCACAGACACGTCGGAGGCAGGCTCCTGTCGGAGCTGTTCTGCTGAGCAGGACAAGGGCATTGTGATTTCAGTAACTGTCCGCAAAGGGGACAACATAGAGGACCAACAAAAGAAGGTGGCCCCGCTTAATGACTGGGAGATCCCCCGGAACGAGAGTTCGGACAGTGCGTTGGGGGACAGCGAGAGCGAAGACGCAGGGCAGGACATCCACAGGCAGAGCGAGAGCGACATCTACTACAGAGAGGATCAGGAACCAGACGAGTggcaggaggaggtggaggtcccCTTCCCTGG GTCAAAGCTAGTGGAGAATTTCTCCAAACCGAGCATTGCCAACTTTGGGAGGTCCCTGTTCGGGGGGTACTGTCCGACCAACGTGCCGGACTTTGTTCTGCAGGGGATGCCCAACGATGACAAGTTAAGGCAGGGCCTCATGTCAGAATTGGCCCACGCTGTACAG CATCCAGTGTTGGATGAGCCCATTGCAGAGGCTGTCTGCATTATCGCAGACACTGATAAGTGGACGGTGCAGGTAGCCAGCAGCCAGAGACGAGCGACGGACAACAACAAACTGGGGAAGGAGGTCCTGGTCTCCAGCCTCGTGTCCAGCCTCCTCCAGTCCACCCACCAGCTCTACAAAATGAACGTCTCCCCCAACTTT TGCATAATGCACCTTGAGGACAGACTCCAGGAGATCTACTTCAAGAGTAAAATGCTGGCAGAGTACCTGAAGGGACAGACTAGAGTGCACGTCAAGGAGCTGGGGATGGTCCTGGG TATTGAGTCCAGTGACCTTCCACTGCTGGCAGCCGTGGCGAGCACTCACTCTCCCTATGTGGCCCAGATACTGCTATAA
- the LOC106567520 gene encoding folliculin-interacting protein 1 isoform X4, which yields MMSSWSSPQLDPSQIRLIVYQDCERRGRNVLFDSSAKKRSAEEAPASKMCSSEAQMKVFGKCCQLRPTGGSSSSLDSSSSCASEPREPREQGLRFQGSRCSSDANMLGEMMFGSVAMSYKGSTLKIHQIRSPHQLMLSKVFTARTGSSVYGSLNTLQDSLEFIGQDPNALRPDQNTVANGLLGNIGLSQLCSPRRAFSEQGPLRLIKSASFFSGHSNPMDMPGRNLYDERDSGIARSASLSSLLITPFPSPGSSLTSSQASSYQRRWLRSQTTSLENGVFPRWSVEESFNMSDESGAPSLGVARKKKIAIGVIFLLSQDEEENSKFQDFFFSHFPLFESHMNKLKSAIEQAMKMSRRSADASQRALAYSRMVDGLNEFRTTIVNLYTMPRVAEPVWLTMMSGAPEKNQLCGQFMRELSLLMEQASKNQFLPALLTAILTNHLAWVPTVMPNGQPPIKIFLEKHSSQSVDMLAKTHPYNPLWAQLGDLYGAIGSPVRLSRTVVVGRRQELVQRLLYVLTYFIRCSELLETHMLDSAEDEAIVIPGSLITTSLRRGEVEESDYVLVTMHKPSGDYLSQGPEPREDSSYPSDSNNSLQSSTYTDTEAGNGPEEEDDDEEGDSNKNSQGSKSSVLQALAHSSHNTNAVPIIVHTEDDSEPAPLKESPTSCVDAKLETLVRVGSASPREQACVLLETEPEAELEVKASQEEVTEEMPIKVFHSSGIPLEKKPPDRTVPVPVPGPFLSNHQEEPATKVLFLIGDPQSPGSDTENRRKKVEEDIKKHKKYIMEKQRQQQLLHQAQQQLLQQQHQQKLRRQQQQQQLLLQQQQLLLQQLLQQKQHQQQQQQQSGSSNGGDQRVQSTTGTSADQTKTNGGGEKTLMRVSSKMPQWNPVSEEECSELFDEYFSDDNPVETRTIDDVAKRLELSSGTDKTQKELLDPSGVQSSSSTKGQEGMGQGVMGQVGVGEADVQTRCRCGSTDTSEAGSCRSCSAEQDKGIVISVTVRKGDNIEDQQKKVAPLNDWEIPRNESSDSALGDSESEDAGQDIHRQSESDIYYREDQEPDEWQEEVEVPFPGSKLVENFSKPSIANFGRSLFGGYCPTNVPDFVLQGMPNDDKLRQGLMSELAHAVQHPVLDEPIAEAVCIIADTDKWTVQVASSQRRATDNNKLGKEVLVSSLVSSLLQSTHQLYKMNVSPNFCIMHLEDRLQEIYFKSKMLAEYLKGQTRVHVKELGMVLGIESSDLPLLAAVASTHSPYVAQILL from the exons ATGATGTCCAG ctgGTCATCCCCACAGCTGGACCCTAGCCAGATCAGATTGATAGTGTACCAAGACTGTGAGCGACgggggagaaatgtcctcttcgACTCCAGTGCCAAAAAGAGGAGTGCAGAGGAAGCCCCTGCCTCG AAGATGTGCAGTAGTGAGGCCCAGATGAAGGTGTTTGGGAAGTGCTGCCAGCTGAGGCCTACAGGGGGCAGCTCCAGCTCTCTAGACAGCTCCTCCTCCTGCGCCTCCGAACCCCGGGAACCCAGGGAACAGGGCCTGCGCTTCCAG ggGTCACGGTGCTCCTCTGACGCCAACATGTTGGGGGAGATGATGTTTGGCTCTGTGGCCATGAGCTACAAGGGCTCCACACTCAAAATCCATCAGATACG GTCGCCCCATCAGCTGATGCTGAGTAAAGTGTTTACAGCCCGAACAGGGAGCAGTGTCTATGGCAGCCTTAACAC ACTGCAAGACAGCCTGGAGTTCATCGGTCAGGACCCCAACGCTCTGAGGCCAGATCAGAACACTGTGGCCAACGGTCTCCTGGGAAACATAG GTTTATCTCAGCTCTGCAGCCCGCGTCGGGCCTTCTCTGAGCAGGGCCCTCTCCGCCTCATCAAGAGTGCCTCTTTCTTTTCAG GCCACAGTAACCCCATGGATATGCCGGGCAGAAACCTGTACGACGAGAGAGACAGTGGAATCGCCAGATCAG cgTCTCTGAGCAGTCTCTTGATCACTCCGTTCCCCTCCCCGGGCTCCTCCCTCACCAGCAGCCAGGCCAGTAGCTACCAGAGACGCTGGCTCCGCAGCCAGACCACCAGTCTGGAAAACGGGGTCTTCCCAAGATG GTCTGTGGAGGAGAGCTTTAACATGTCGGACGAGAGCGGCGCTCCTAGCTTGGGCGTGGCGAGAAAGAAGAAGATAGCCATCGgcgtcatcttcctcctctcccaggatgaggaggagaacagCAAGTTCCAGGACTTCTTCTTCTCCCACTTCCCCCTTTTCGAGAGCCACATGAACAAACTCAAAAGTGCCATTGAACAG GCCATGAAAATGAGCCGGCGATCAGCTGATGCCAGTCAGAGGGCTCTGGCTTACAGCCGCATGGTAGATGGCCTCAATGAATTCAG gaCGACCATCGTCAACCTTTACACCATGCCCCGCGTGGCCGAGCCCGTTTGGCTCACCATGATGTCTGGAGCCCCCGAGAAGAACCAGCTCTGTGGACAGTTCATGAGGGAGCTCTCCCTGCTCATGGAGCAGGCTTCAAAGAACCA gTTCCTCCCTGCCCTCCTGACAGCCATCCTCACCAACCACCTGGCCTGGGTGCCCACAGTCATGCCCAACGGACAGCCGCCCATCAAGATCTTTCTGGAGAAACACTCCTCTCAGAGTGTGGATATGCTGGCCAAGACCCACCCCTACAACCCACTGTGGGCCCAGCTCG GTGACTTGTACGGGGCCATCGGCTCTCCGGTGCGTCTATCCAGGACGGTAGTGGTGGGTCGGAGACAGGAGCTAGTCCAGAGACTCCTCTACGTGCTCACTTACTTCATCCGCTGCTCGGAGCTGCTGGAGACCCACATGCTGGACAGTGCTGAGGATGAGGCTATCGTCATCCCCGGCTCCCTCATCACCACCTCGCTGCGGCGCGGGGAGGTGGAGGAGTCCGACTATGTGCTGGTCACCATGCACAAGCCTAGCGGAGACTACCTGAGCCAGGGTCCTGAGCCCCGAGAGGACAGCAGCTACCCCTCAGACAGTAATAACAGCCTGCAGAGTAGCACCTACACAGACACTGAGGCTGGCAATGGGCCTGAGGAGGAGGACGACGATGAGGAGGGAGACAGTAATAAGAACAGCCAGGGCTCCAAGAGCAGCGTCCTGCAGGCCCTGGCCCACTCCAGCCACAACACCAACGCTGTGCCCATCATTGTCCACACGGAGGATGATAGTGAGCCCGCGCCGCTGAAGGAGTCACCAACCTCTTGTGTGGATGCCAAGCTGGAGACGCTGGTGCGTGTGGGCTCAGCCTCCCCCAGGGAGCAAGCCTGTGTGCTCCTGGAGACCGAGCCTGAGGCAGAGCTGGAGGTCAAGGCCAGCCAGGAGGAGGTGACAGAGGAGATGCCCATCAAGGTGTTCCACTCCTCAGGGATACCACTGGAGAAGAAGCCCCCTGACAGGACcgtacctgtacctgtacccgGCCCCTTTCTGTCAAACCACCAGGAGGAGCCTGCCACCAAAGTGCTGTTTCTTATCGGCGACCCCCAGTCCCCAGGGTCAGACACCGAGAACAGGAGGAAGAAGGTGGAGGAGGACATTAAGAAGCATAAGAAATACATCATGGAGAAACAGAGGCAGCAGCAGCTACTACATCAAGCGCAACAACAGCTgctacaacaacaacatcaacagaaACTACGacgacaacaacagcagcaacagttactactacagcagcaacagttactactacaacagctactgcaacaaaaacaacatcaacaacagcagcagcagcagagtggGAGCAGTAACGGTGGTGATCAGCGGGTGCAGTCCACAACTGGCACATCAGCGGACCAAACCAAGACCAACGGGGGGGGGGAGAAGACTCTGATGCGTGTCTCCAGTAAGATGCCCCAGTGGAACCCTGTCAGCGAGGAGGAGTGCTCGGAGCTGTTCGACGAATACTTCAGTGACGACAACCCTGTCGAGACCAGGACTATAGACGACGTGGCGAAACGCCTAGAGTTGTCGAGCGGCACAGACAAAACCCAGAAAGAGCTGCTGGACCCTTCGGGAGTCCAGAGCAGCAGTAGCACTAAGGGACAGGAGGGTATGGGACAGGGGGTTATGGGACAGGTAGGTGTGGGGGAGGCTGACGTCCAGACCAGGTGTAGGTGTGGCTCCACAGACACGTCGGAGGCAGGCTCCTGTCGGAGCTGTTCTGCTGAGCAGGACAAGGGCATTGTGATTTCAGTAACTGTCCGCAAAGGGGACAACATAGAGGACCAACAAAAGAAGGTGGCCCCGCTTAATGACTGGGAGATCCCCCGGAACGAGAGTTCGGACAGTGCGTTGGGGGACAGCGAGAGCGAAGACGCAGGGCAGGACATCCACAGGCAGAGCGAGAGCGACATCTACTACAGAGAGGATCAGGAACCAGACGAGTggcaggaggaggtggaggtcccCTTCCCTGG GTCAAAGCTAGTGGAGAATTTCTCCAAACCGAGCATTGCCAACTTTGGGAGGTCCCTGTTCGGGGGGTACTGTCCGACCAACGTGCCGGACTTTGTTCTGCAGGGGATGCCCAACGATGACAAGTTAAGGCAGGGCCTCATGTCAGAATTGGCCCACGCTGTACAG CATCCAGTGTTGGATGAGCCCATTGCAGAGGCTGTCTGCATTATCGCAGACACTGATAAGTGGACGGTGCAGGTAGCCAGCAGCCAGAGACGAGCGACGGACAACAACAAACTGGGGAAGGAGGTCCTGGTCTCCAGCCTCGTGTCCAGCCTCCTCCAGTCCACCCACCAGCTCTACAAAATGAACGTCTCCCCCAACTTT TGCATAATGCACCTTGAGGACAGACTCCAGGAGATCTACTTCAAGAGTAAAATGCTGGCAGAGTACCTGAAGGGACAGACTAGAGTGCACGTCAAGGAGCTGGGGATGGTCCTGGG TATTGAGTCCAGTGACCTTCCACTGCTGGCAGCCGTGGCGAGCACTCACTCTCCCTATGTGGCCCAGATACTGCTATAA